In Dehalococcoidia bacterium, one genomic interval encodes:
- the cysE gene encoding serine O-acetyltransferase, with protein sequence MREDIQNVFAKDPAARSWLEVLTCYPGLHALWNHRVAHWMWTHHLKLAGRMVSQCSRFFTNIEIHPGAKIGRRFFIDHGAGVVIGETSEIGDDVLMYAGTELAGTTLNKGKRHPTIGSGVVIGAGAIILGAITIGDGAKVGAGSVVTRPVPAGATVVGVPGHIVEEHRKMVVDLEHGKLPDPVAEAIRLVLNEQTKLEERLKKLEKGSGITVPPDELRQHVRRIVKEFSQGSNGDENDVEWMI encoded by the coding sequence ATGAGAGAGGATATCCAGAACGTCTTCGCCAAGGACCCGGCGGCGCGCAGCTGGCTGGAGGTGCTCACCTGCTACCCCGGCCTGCACGCGCTGTGGAACCACCGGGTGGCGCACTGGATGTGGACGCACCATTTGAAGCTGGCCGGACGCATGGTGTCGCAATGCAGCCGTTTTTTCACCAACATCGAGATTCACCCCGGCGCTAAAATCGGCCGGCGTTTCTTCATCGACCACGGCGCTGGCGTCGTCATAGGAGAGACTTCGGAAATCGGCGACGATGTGCTGATGTACGCCGGGACCGAGCTGGCCGGCACCACGCTCAACAAGGGCAAGCGCCACCCCACCATCGGCAGCGGCGTGGTAATAGGGGCGGGGGCGATTATACTGGGCGCCATCACCATCGGCGACGGGGCCAAGGTCGGAGCCGGCTCGGTGGTTACCCGGCCCGTACCCGCCGGCGCCACGGTCGTGGGAGTGCCCGGTCACATCGTGGAAGAACACCGCAAGATGGTGGTCGACCTGGAGCACGGCAAACTGCCCGACCCGGTGGCCGAAGCCATCCGCCTGGTGCTTAACGAGCAGACAAAACTGGAAGAGCGCCTTAAAAAACTGGAAAAGGGTTCGGGGATTACGGTGCCCCCGGACGAGCTGCGCCAGCACGTGCGCCGTATCGTTAAAGAGTTCAGCCAGGGCAGCAACGGGGATGAGAATGATGTGGAGTGGATGATTTAA
- a CDS encoding divalent-cation tolerance protein CutA produces the protein MAENDGFIAVHITTKDETEARKLAGLLLEQKKAACVNIIPGVSTLYRWQGKIESGTESLMIVKTRRSLLHDIIALVKANHSYQVPEVIALPIDGGSPDYLAWLEDEIEGASAGGASPCASE, from the coding sequence ATGGCCGAAAACGATGGCTTTATCGCGGTGCACATCACGACCAAAGACGAGACCGAGGCGCGCAAGCTGGCAGGCCTGCTGCTGGAACAAAAGAAAGCCGCCTGCGTCAATATCATACCCGGAGTAAGCACTCTTTATCGCTGGCAGGGCAAGATAGAGAGCGGCACCGAGAGCCTGATGATAGTCAAGACCAGAAGGTCGCTTCTGCATGATATAATAGCGCTTGTTAAAGCCAATCATTCCTACCAGGTGCCGGAAGTAATCGCTTTGCCCATAGACGGCGGCAGCCCGGACTACCTTGCCTGGCTGGAAGATGAAATCGAAGGCGCCAGCGCCGGAGGAGCAAGCCCGTGTGCGTCAGAATGA
- the nadA gene encoding quinolinate synthase NadA produces MNTNSELNDKIQRLKDERKAVILAHNYQPAEIQDAADFVGDSLELSQQAARTEADVIVFCGVHFMAETAYILSPGKTVLLPDPHAGCPMADMITAEKLREKKKELPGLPVVCYVNSSAEVKAESDICCTSSNAVKVVESLPQQEIIFVPDKYLGQWVASQTGKKLHLWPGFCPTHARILPQHILELKSKYPQARVVVHPECRPEVDKLADAVLSTGGMIRYARQPEVRQMIVGTELGIIHRLQKENPGKDFIPVCPQAVCPNMKLTTLEKVLWCLEDMKPRVVVPEDVRVKAKTAVERMLQVV; encoded by the coding sequence ATGAACACTAATTCAGAGTTGAACGATAAAATCCAGCGCCTGAAAGATGAGCGCAAGGCCGTCATCCTGGCGCACAACTACCAGCCTGCCGAGATACAGGACGCCGCCGATTTCGTTGGTGATTCGCTGGAGCTTTCGCAGCAGGCGGCCAGGACGGAGGCGGATGTCATCGTCTTCTGCGGCGTGCATTTTATGGCTGAAACGGCCTATATCCTTTCACCCGGGAAGACAGTGCTACTGCCCGACCCCCATGCCGGCTGCCCCATGGCCGATATGATCACCGCCGAAAAGCTGCGCGAAAAGAAAAAGGAGCTTCCCGGCCTGCCTGTGGTTTGTTATGTCAATTCATCGGCTGAGGTCAAGGCGGAAAGCGACATCTGCTGCACATCCTCCAACGCCGTGAAGGTGGTGGAAAGCCTGCCGCAGCAGGAAATCATCTTCGTGCCGGACAAATACCTGGGGCAGTGGGTAGCCTCGCAGACAGGCAAAAAACTGCACCTGTGGCCCGGTTTCTGCCCCACCCACGCCCGCATACTGCCGCAGCATATTTTGGAGCTAAAAAGTAAATACCCTCAGGCCAGAGTGGTGGTGCACCCCGAGTGCCGCCCCGAAGTGGATAAACTGGCCGACGCCGTGCTCAGCACCGGTGGCATGATACGTTACGCGCGTCAGCCGGAAGTGCGCCAGATGATAGTCGGAACCGAACTGGGCATAATCCACCGCCTGCAAAAAGAAAATCCCGGCAAGGATTTTATACCCGTGTGCCCGCAGGCCGTCTGCCCCAACATGAAGCTCACCACGCTGGAAAAGGTGTTGTGGTGTCTGGAAGATATGAAACCGCGGGTGGTAGTGCCGGAGGATGTCCGCGTCAAGGCGAAAACCGCGGTCGAGCGCATGCTGCAGGTGGTATAA
- a CDS encoding AIR synthase, producing MAEIPEIGKISAEIFSELIFPRLGADDKHVLVGPRHGTDVGIAEIGGQAVSFTCDPVFIVPQYGWERAAWFAIHILVSDSVTSGLPPRYLSIDLNLPMEMTKQQLTVMWDTMHHECKRLGIAIITGHTARYEGCHYPMVGGATVVGVGALDSYVSPRFIKPGDALIITKGPAIEASGIFATMFPKLMQKQFGLDFAQRAEKLFYKMSVVEEARLAVGCGVRDQGVSAMHDATECGIWGGLYEVAEAAGCGIRVEQEKIVVEDCVKEICGLFGIDPYASISEGTLIIACRPHRAQQVVKAIIDRGIKASIAGEFTEASRGMILVKDGKAAPFKHPNVDPFWKAFYDASVKYKDYVG from the coding sequence ATGGCCGAAATACCTGAAATAGGCAAGATATCCGCCGAAATTTTCAGCGAACTCATCTTCCCGCGCCTGGGCGCCGATGACAAACATGTCCTGGTGGGGCCGCGCCACGGCACCGATGTGGGCATCGCCGAAATCGGCGGGCAGGCAGTCTCCTTTACCTGCGACCCCGTGTTCATTGTTCCGCAGTACGGCTGGGAACGTGCAGCCTGGTTCGCCATCCATATTCTGGTTTCCGACTCGGTGACTTCCGGTCTGCCTCCCAGATACCTCAGCATCGACCTCAATTTGCCCATGGAAATGACCAAACAGCAGCTGACCGTAATGTGGGACACAATGCACCACGAGTGCAAGAGGCTTGGCATCGCCATCATCACCGGCCACACAGCGCGCTATGAGGGCTGCCACTACCCCATGGTCGGCGGCGCCACGGTGGTCGGTGTGGGAGCTCTGGACAGCTACGTAAGCCCGCGCTTCATCAAACCGGGCGACGCCCTCATCATCACCAAGGGACCGGCCATAGAGGCCAGCGGCATCTTCGCCACCATGTTCCCCAAACTGATGCAAAAGCAGTTCGGTCTGGACTTCGCGCAGCGTGCCGAAAAGCTGTTTTACAAAATGTCGGTGGTGGAGGAAGCCCGGCTGGCGGTGGGCTGCGGCGTGCGCGACCAGGGTGTCAGCGCCATGCATGACGCCACAGAGTGCGGCATCTGGGGCGGGCTTTACGAGGTGGCCGAAGCCGCCGGATGCGGCATCCGAGTGGAGCAGGAAAAGATAGTGGTAGAAGACTGCGTCAAGGAAATCTGCGGGCTGTTCGGCATCGACCCCTATGCCTCCATCAGCGAGGGCACGCTTATCATCGCCTGCCGCCCGCACAGGGCGCAGCAGGTGGTCAAGGCTATTATTGATAGAGGCATCAAGGCTTCCATCGCCGGCGAGTTTACTGAGGCCTCCAGAGGCATGATACTGGTTAAAGACGGAAAAGCCGCTCCCTTCAAACACCCTAACGTCGACCCCTTCTGGAAGGCATTCTATGACGCGAGCGTGAAGTACAAGGATTACGTGGGCTAG